Proteins from a genomic interval of Caulobacter rhizosphaerae:
- the trbF gene encoding conjugal transfer protein TrbF, producing MNPFKGSPRLGATPVPETPYQRAGQAWDERLGTWRAQAAGWRLLALGLLVVNAGQSAGLIWQAARGGVTPWVVEVDKFGEARTVAPAVQGWKPTDPIIAWSLARWIEGVRSLPADPVVLGEAWRRAYDFVDDAGAIALSDQARGADPFGQVGKVQVTVEVSSVVRASPDSFRIAWIERRYENGQLAATERWSGILTLALRPPRAIDGLRKNPLGIFIHSIGWSKEFTS from the coding sequence ATGAACCCGTTCAAGGGCTCGCCGCGCCTTGGCGCGACGCCCGTTCCCGAAACCCCCTACCAGCGGGCTGGCCAGGCCTGGGACGAGCGCCTGGGAACCTGGCGCGCCCAGGCCGCCGGCTGGCGGCTGCTGGCGCTCGGCCTGCTGGTGGTCAATGCTGGCCAGTCGGCGGGTCTGATCTGGCAGGCCGCCAGGGGCGGCGTCACCCCCTGGGTGGTCGAGGTCGACAAGTTCGGCGAGGCCAGGACCGTGGCCCCCGCCGTCCAGGGTTGGAAGCCGACCGACCCGATCATCGCCTGGAGCCTGGCGCGCTGGATCGAGGGCGTCCGGTCGCTGCCGGCCGATCCGGTCGTGCTGGGCGAGGCCTGGCGGCGCGCCTATGACTTTGTCGATGACGCCGGGGCCATCGCCCTGTCGGACCAAGCCCGCGGCGCCGATCCGTTCGGCCAGGTCGGCAAGGTCCAGGTCACCGTCGAGGTCTCCAGCGTGGTGCGGGCTTCGCCCGACAGCTTCCGCATCGCCTGGATCGAGCGGCGTTACGAGAACGGCCAGCTGGCCGCCACCGAGCGCTGGAGCGGCATCCTGACCCTGGCCCTGCGGCCGCCGCGCGCGATCGACGGGCTACGCAAGAATCCGCTGGGAATCTTTATCCATTCAATAGGTTGGTCCAAGGAGTTCACGTCATGA
- the trbG gene encoding P-type conjugative transfer protein TrbG, with translation MTARRVILVAAFLALDLSGSALAFGAGEPAVSGATVTARRTYAYEDGAVYPVLVSPGRITDLVLQPGERLVGSGALAAGDTARWIIGDTVSGTGAEQRVHVLVKPSALALATNLIINTSLRTYHLDLRAVARGADTEVRWRYAAPPIVLVAAPPAAPVVVAEPDLARLNLAYRIKGSRVAWRPLRVFDDGRRTYVEFGSAVTLGDLPPLFVAGADGKTSELVNYRVAGRRIVVDRILDRAELRLGQGRAARRVRILREAGR, from the coding sequence ATGACGGCGCGACGCGTGATCTTGGTGGCGGCCTTTCTCGCCTTGGACCTGTCCGGCTCGGCCTTGGCGTTCGGCGCAGGGGAGCCGGCGGTGTCGGGCGCGACCGTGACGGCGCGGCGGACCTATGCCTATGAGGACGGCGCGGTCTATCCGGTGCTGGTCAGTCCCGGCCGGATCACCGATCTCGTCCTGCAACCCGGTGAGCGGCTGGTGGGATCTGGCGCCCTGGCGGCCGGCGACACCGCCCGCTGGATCATCGGCGACACGGTCAGCGGGACCGGCGCCGAGCAGCGGGTCCATGTGCTGGTCAAGCCCTCGGCCTTGGCCCTGGCGACCAACCTGATCATCAACACCTCGCTGCGCACCTACCACCTGGATCTTCGCGCCGTCGCGCGCGGCGCCGATACCGAGGTCCGCTGGCGCTATGCCGCGCCACCGATCGTCCTGGTCGCCGCGCCGCCGGCCGCCCCGGTCGTCGTGGCCGAGCCGGACCTGGCGCGGCTGAACCTCGCCTACCGGATCAAGGGATCGCGCGTCGCCTGGCGGCCGTTGCGGGTCTTCGACGACGGGCGGCGGACCTATGTCGAGTTCGGGTCGGCCGTGACACTGGGCGATCTGCCGCCGCTGTTCGTGGCGGGCGCCGACGGCAAGACCTCCGAGCTGGTCAATTATCGCGTCGCCGGCCGCCGCATCGTCGTCGACCGCATCCTCGATCGGGCCGAACTGCGCCTGGGTCAGGGGCGAGCCGCGCGCCGGGTGCGCATCTTGCGGGAGGCGGGCCGATGA
- a CDS encoding TrbI/VirB10 family protein — translation MSAPIDEEEKAIARTLRLRASPPPVAQVSRRALVVGGAVLGLGLAGALGWSLVERHKAAPEPTYAPAAPPPEPVVNAPRGYAGPAGAPVLGPPLPGDLGRPMLASQVARRDGAPAVADPAAGMTHPVEPIDPAVAAARAVRVAAAGSGLFTAGGVRRDEAGVGVVSPVAVGGDVASASDLRTVSAERLQAPASPYVLQAGAIIPAALVTGLRSDIKGPAIAQVTQDVFDSLGGGVLLIPAGARLLGEYDSGLAAGQSRLGVVWTRLILPSGRSILLDKLPAADLQGMTGLQDGVDRHGREVMAAAALSTLLAVGAEAGASDESDLARAVRRGVSDAAGDVGRQMVGSSLARAPTLTIRPGAPLRVLLTRDLVLEPYAERTAP, via the coding sequence ATGAGCGCGCCGATCGACGAGGAGGAAAAGGCCATCGCCCGCACCCTGCGCCTGCGGGCCTCGCCGCCGCCTGTCGCCCAGGTCTCGCGCCGTGCCCTGGTGGTCGGCGGAGCTGTGCTCGGCCTGGGCCTGGCCGGAGCCCTTGGCTGGTCGCTGGTCGAGCGCCACAAGGCCGCGCCCGAGCCGACCTATGCGCCGGCCGCGCCGCCGCCGGAGCCAGTGGTCAATGCGCCGCGTGGCTATGCCGGACCAGCCGGCGCGCCGGTGCTGGGGCCGCCGCTGCCCGGGGATCTGGGACGGCCGATGTTGGCCAGCCAGGTGGCGCGGCGAGACGGCGCACCGGCGGTTGCCGATCCGGCCGCCGGGATGACGCATCCGGTCGAACCGATCGATCCGGCCGTCGCGGCGGCGAGGGCCGTGCGCGTGGCGGCGGCGGGCAGCGGACTGTTCACCGCGGGTGGCGTGCGGCGTGATGAGGCCGGTGTAGGGGTCGTGTCGCCCGTAGCCGTGGGGGGCGATGTCGCCTCGGCGTCCGATCTCAGGACGGTCAGCGCCGAACGGCTGCAGGCCCCGGCTTCGCCCTATGTGCTGCAGGCCGGAGCGATCATTCCCGCCGCCCTGGTCACCGGCTTGCGGTCCGACATCAAGGGGCCGGCCATCGCCCAGGTCACCCAGGACGTGTTCGACAGCCTGGGCGGCGGGGTGCTGCTGATTCCGGCCGGGGCGCGGCTATTGGGCGAATACGACAGCGGCCTGGCCGCCGGCCAGAGCCGGCTGGGCGTGGTCTGGACGCGGCTGATCCTGCCCTCGGGCCGGTCGATCCTGCTCGACAAGCTGCCGGCCGCCGACCTCCAGGGCATGACCGGCCTGCAGGACGGTGTCGATCGCCATGGCCGCGAGGTGATGGCGGCCGCGGCCCTGAGCACCCTGCTGGCGGTTGGAGCCGAGGCGGGGGCGTCGGACGAGTCCGATCTGGCCCGCGCCGTGCGGCGGGGCGTCTCGGACGCGGCCGGCGATGTCGGCCGCCAGATGGTCGGCTCTAGTCTGGCCCGCGCCCCGACCTTGACGATCCGGCCCGGCGCGCCGCTGCGCGTGCTGCTGACCCGCGATCTGGTGCTCGAACCCTATGCGGAAAGGACCGCCCCATGA
- a CDS encoding DUF2274 domain-containing protein — MTLKLGPIEDDAPVKITLDLPAAVHRDLVDYGKVLAAETGTKVAEPVKLIVPMLARFMETDRGFTRGRKTRKA; from the coding sequence ATGACATTGAAGCTGGGTCCCATCGAGGACGACGCGCCGGTCAAGATCACCCTCGACCTGCCGGCCGCCGTCCACCGCGACCTTGTCGACTACGGCAAGGTGCTGGCCGCCGAGACCGGGACCAAGGTCGCCGAACCCGTCAAGCTGATCGTGCCGATGCTGGCGCGGTTCATGGAGACCGACCGGGGCTTCACCCGAGGCCGCAAGACCCGCAAGGCCTGA
- a CDS encoding helix-turn-helix domain-containing protein, with protein sequence MSNPTPHPVDLHVGSRIRLRRKMAGVSQSQLGEALGLTFQQLQKYERGSNRISASKLHAVAVYLQTPIAWFFEGLADPATDDEAGQRLADMHGFLSSPEGAELAVALPRLPPRQRRQVLALVKSLAGLDDLAQSA encoded by the coding sequence TTGTCCAACCCCACACCCCACCCCGTCGACCTGCATGTCGGGTCGCGCATCCGCCTGCGCCGCAAGATGGCTGGCGTCAGCCAGAGCCAGCTTGGCGAGGCGCTTGGCCTGACGTTCCAGCAACTGCAGAAATACGAGCGCGGCTCCAACCGGATCAGCGCCTCCAAGCTGCACGCCGTGGCGGTCTATCTGCAGACGCCCATCGCCTGGTTTTTCGAGGGCCTGGCCGATCCGGCGACCGACGACGAAGCTGGCCAGCGCCTGGCCGACATGCACGGGTTCCTCAGCAGCCCCGAGGGCGCCGAACTGGCCGTGGCGCTGCCGCGCCTGCCACCCCGCCAGCGCCGTCAGGTCCTGGCCCTGGTCAAAAGCCTGGCTGGCCTGGACGATCTGGCGCAAAGCGCCTGA
- a CDS encoding recombinase family protein, producing the protein MKSELSGDLPGGGRARAAQYVRMSTEHQKYSTENQAQIIERYAETRGFEIVKTYADEGKSGLRLDGREALQRLIADVQAGRADFSAILVYDVSRWGRFQDADEGAYYEFLCREAGITVHYCAEQFENDGSLSATIIKSMKRAMAGEYSRELSVKVFTGQCRLINLGFRQGGPAGFGLRRQLVDEHRRPKALLDRGEHKSLQTDRVVLVPGPAEEIEVVQRIYRMFVLHRRSEREIALLLNGEGVLTDLERPWTRGTVHQVLTNEKYVGNNVYNRVSFKLKKRRVVNEPEQWIRAEAAFEGIVDPDFFIAARRIIEERSRRFTDAELLERLTGLLAQRGCLSGLIIDELEDMPSSSTYRHRFGSLVRAYQMVGYATSRDYRYLETNRALRLLHPQVVERTIASIEALGASVRVDPVTDLLTINEEFSASLAIVRCARTAAGHSRWKIRLDTSLKPDITIVARMDGENAAVQDYYLLPWIDLGAAAKLRLSEENGVFLGRLRWFGRLRQSSHRHQAGCSASRPKASS; encoded by the coding sequence ATGAAAAGTGAACTGAGCGGTGATCTGCCGGGCGGGGGGCGTGCGCGCGCCGCCCAGTACGTCCGGATGAGCACGGAGCATCAGAAGTATTCGACGGAGAACCAGGCCCAGATCATCGAGCGCTATGCCGAGACCCGAGGGTTCGAGATCGTCAAGACCTATGCCGACGAGGGCAAGAGCGGTCTGCGGCTTGATGGCCGCGAGGCCCTTCAGCGACTGATCGCCGACGTCCAGGCCGGCCGCGCCGACTTTTCCGCGATCCTCGTCTATGACGTCAGCCGCTGGGGACGGTTCCAGGATGCCGATGAAGGCGCCTATTACGAATTCCTGTGCCGCGAGGCGGGGATCACCGTCCACTACTGCGCCGAGCAGTTCGAGAACGACGGCAGCCTCAGCGCCACGATCATCAAGAGCATGAAGCGGGCCATGGCCGGCGAGTACAGCCGCGAGCTGTCGGTGAAGGTCTTCACCGGTCAGTGCCGGCTGATCAATCTCGGCTTCCGTCAGGGCGGGCCCGCCGGCTTTGGTTTGCGCCGGCAGTTGGTCGACGAGCACCGCCGACCCAAGGCGTTGCTGGATCGCGGCGAGCACAAGAGCCTGCAGACCGATCGGGTCGTGCTCGTGCCCGGTCCGGCCGAGGAGATCGAGGTTGTCCAGCGCATCTACCGGATGTTCGTGCTGCACCGTCGGTCCGAGCGCGAGATCGCCCTGTTGCTGAACGGGGAGGGCGTCCTGACCGATCTTGAACGGCCCTGGACACGCGGCACCGTCCATCAGGTCCTGACCAACGAAAAATATGTCGGCAACAACGTCTACAACCGCGTCTCCTTCAAGCTGAAGAAGCGACGGGTGGTCAACGAGCCGGAGCAATGGATCCGGGCCGAGGCCGCGTTCGAGGGCATCGTCGATCCGGACTTCTTCATCGCGGCCCGTCGGATCATCGAGGAGCGCAGCCGCCGGTTCACCGACGCCGAGCTTCTGGAGCGCCTGACCGGGCTGCTGGCGCAGCGGGGGTGTCTTTCCGGTCTGATCATCGACGAACTGGAGGACATGCCGTCCAGCTCGACCTATCGTCACCGCTTCGGCAGTCTGGTCCGCGCCTATCAGATGGTCGGCTACGCCACGAGCCGGGACTATCGCTATCTGGAGACCAACCGGGCCCTTCGCCTGCTGCATCCGCAGGTCGTCGAGCGGACTATCGCCAGCATCGAGGCGCTCGGGGCCAGCGTCCGCGTCGATCCCGTCACCGATCTGCTGACCATCAACGAGGAGTTTTCGGCCTCCCTGGCCATCGTGCGCTGCGCCCGCACCGCGGCGGGCCATTCGCGATGGAAGATCCGTCTCGACACCAGCCTCAAGCCCGACATCACCATCGTCGCGCGCATGGATGGCGAGAACGCCGCCGTCCAGGACTACTATCTGCTGCCGTGGATCGATCTGGGCGCAGCGGCCAAGTTGCGGCTCAGCGAGGAGAACGGCGTCTTCCTTGGGCGACTGCGCTGGTTTGGTCGACTACGTCAATCATCGCATCGCCACCAAGCCGGATGCTCCGCTTCGCGACCCAAGGCCTCCTCGTGA
- a CDS encoding DUF3768 domain-containing protein — MSAGPQAADAKSKAIAVLNDAFRRQPGPGWFMTTGVQALGLAFIGAAARAVRAQDRFDAEDDPYGEHDFGAVTVEGQALFWKIDYYDLALAFGSPDPADPAVTRRVLTIMLAQDY; from the coding sequence ATGTCCGCCGGTCCCCAAGCCGCCGACGCCAAGTCCAAGGCCATCGCCGTCCTCAACGACGCCTTCCGCCGCCAGCCGGGTCCGGGCTGGTTCATGACCACCGGAGTCCAGGCCCTGGGCCTGGCCTTCATCGGCGCGGCGGCGCGGGCCGTGCGGGCCCAGGACCGCTTCGACGCCGAGGACGACCCCTATGGGGAGCACGACTTCGGCGCGGTGACGGTCGAGGGGCAGGCGCTGTTCTGGAAGATCGACTACTACGATCTGGCCCTGGCGTTCGGCTCGCCCGATCCGGCTGATCCGGCGGTGACGCGCCGGGTGCTGACGATCATGCTGGCGCAGGACTACTGA
- the dinB gene encoding DNA polymerase IV has translation MAGDGIRKIIHIDMDAFYASVEQRDDPSLKGRPLAVGHGARRGVVAAASYEARAFGVRSAMPSTTALRNCPDLVFVPPRFEVYKAVSRQIHAIFADYTDLIEPLSLDEAYLDVTENRRGLATATDTAQEIRARILAETGLTASAGISYNKFLAKLASDQRKPNGQLVVPPGKGEAFVQSLPIGRFHGVGAVTEAKMKRLDIHTGEDLHRQSLTFLQHHFGKSGPWYYAIARGEDHRAVNPDRVRKSSGSETTFDQDHTEPEPIEAGVLAMADDVWAWCEKSRARARTVTVKIKWADFQQATRSRSLPSPVADRQTLRQTSLDLIRSIYPPRLGIRLVGVTLSNFDQEIALRDEQLGLGFDAACVNQPAAQVAHHA, from the coding sequence ATGGCCGGCGACGGGATTCGCAAGATCATTCATATCGACATGGACGCCTTCTATGCGTCGGTCGAACAGCGCGATGATCCCAGCCTCAAGGGCCGTCCGCTGGCGGTCGGCCACGGCGCCCGGCGCGGCGTGGTGGCGGCGGCCAGCTACGAGGCGCGCGCCTTCGGCGTGCGCTCGGCCATGCCCTCGACCACGGCGCTGCGCAACTGCCCGGACCTGGTGTTCGTTCCGCCCAGGTTCGAGGTCTACAAGGCCGTCTCGCGCCAGATCCACGCGATCTTCGCCGACTACACCGACCTGATCGAGCCGCTGTCGCTGGACGAGGCCTATCTCGACGTCACCGAAAACCGCCGTGGCCTGGCGACCGCCACCGACACCGCCCAGGAGATCCGGGCGCGGATCCTGGCCGAGACCGGACTGACCGCCTCGGCGGGGATTTCCTACAACAAGTTCCTGGCCAAGCTGGCCTCCGATCAGCGCAAGCCCAACGGTCAGCTCGTGGTGCCGCCGGGCAAGGGCGAGGCCTTCGTCCAATCCCTGCCGATCGGCCGCTTCCATGGAGTGGGTGCGGTCACCGAGGCCAAGATGAAGCGCCTGGACATCCACACCGGCGAGGACCTGCATCGCCAGTCCCTGACCTTCCTACAGCACCATTTCGGCAAGTCGGGGCCTTGGTATTACGCCATCGCGCGCGGCGAGGACCATCGCGCCGTCAATCCCGACCGGGTGCGCAAGTCCTCAGGCTCGGAGACCACCTTCGACCAGGACCACACCGAGCCCGAACCCATCGAGGCCGGGGTCCTGGCCATGGCCGACGACGTCTGGGCCTGGTGCGAGAAGAGCCGCGCCCGGGCTCGCACGGTGACGGTGAAGATCAAATGGGCCGATTTCCAGCAGGCGACCCGCAGCCGCTCCCTCCCCTCGCCCGTCGCCGACCGCCAGACGCTGCGCCAGACGAGCCTAGACCTGATCCGCTCGATCTATCCGCCACGCCTAGGCATCCGTTTGGTCGGCGTCACCCTGTCGAACTTCGATCAGGAGATTGCCCTTCGGGACGAGCAACTGGGGCTGGGTTTCGACGCGGCCTGCGTCAATCAGCCCGCTGCGCAGGTCGCGCACCATGCTTAA
- a CDS encoding alpha-ketoglutarate-dependent dioxygenase AlkB, giving the protein MSLQPSLFDLPPPPSKAMPAGFRYQPDLITAEEEGDLARRFAALDFKPYEHLGYLGNRRIAAFGWRRDTGGAMVETGEPLPDVLMLLLDRVAAFTGLARETFRHALVTEYAPGAGIGWHRDRPPAVAIAGVSLLSACTFRLRRKIGDRWDRASILAAPRSAYLMSGPSRSDWQHSIPPVEALRYSVTFRTVRA; this is encoded by the coding sequence ATGAGCCTTCAGCCCAGCCTCTTTGACCTGCCGCCGCCCCCGTCCAAGGCCATGCCCGCGGGCTTCCGATACCAGCCCGACCTGATCACCGCCGAGGAGGAAGGCGATCTGGCGCGCCGGTTCGCGGCCCTGGACTTCAAGCCCTACGAACATCTGGGCTATTTGGGCAACCGGCGCATCGCCGCGTTCGGCTGGCGACGCGACACGGGCGGCGCCATGGTCGAGACTGGCGAGCCCCTGCCCGATGTCCTCATGCTCCTCCTGGACCGGGTCGCGGCGTTCACGGGCCTGGCCCGCGAGACCTTCCGGCACGCCCTGGTCACCGAATACGCGCCCGGGGCAGGCATCGGCTGGCATCGCGACCGACCGCCGGCCGTGGCCATCGCCGGCGTCTCGCTGCTGTCGGCCTGCACCTTCCGCCTGCGCCGCAAGATCGGCGACAGGTGGGACCGCGCTTCGATCCTGGCCGCGCCGCGTTCGGCCTATCTGATGAGCGGGCCGTCTCGCAGCGACTGGCAGCACAGCATCCCGCCGGTCGAGGCCCTGCGCTATTCGGTGACCTTCCGGACGGTTCGCGCCTGA
- a CDS encoding 3'-5' exonuclease yields MAEQDLDLEAMAAALRASGEYRVLRRLGPRPRIVVPDGVATRWGLFVDVETTGLDPRRDEIIELAMVPFRYGLDGRIYETGEPFHGFRQPAEPIPAEITALTGIDDAMVAGKSIDLDAVTAAAAPAALVIAHNAAFDRRFLERFCEVFRTKPWACSMTQVDWSAEGHEGVKLGYLAAGAGFFYDRHRAVNDCAAAIELLATDLPRSGVPALAKLLETARTPTWRIWAENSPFAMKDLLKAGGYRWNGDDGVPPRCWYIDVADARKDEELSFLQKEIYRGEIHLLSRRIDAHDRFSDRC; encoded by the coding sequence ATGGCGGAGCAGGACCTGGATCTTGAGGCGATGGCGGCGGCCCTGCGGGCCAGCGGCGAATACCGGGTACTGCGCCGGCTGGGCCCCAGACCGCGGATCGTCGTTCCCGATGGGGTCGCCACCCGCTGGGGCCTGTTCGTCGATGTCGAGACCACAGGGTTGGATCCGCGCCGCGACGAGATCATCGAACTGGCGATGGTCCCGTTCCGCTACGGCCTCGACGGGCGGATCTACGAGACCGGCGAACCCTTCCACGGTTTCCGCCAGCCGGCCGAGCCGATCCCTGCGGAAATCACCGCCCTGACCGGCATCGACGACGCCATGGTGGCGGGCAAGTCCATCGACCTGGACGCCGTGACCGCGGCCGCGGCGCCGGCCGCCCTGGTCATCGCCCACAATGCCGCCTTCGACCGGCGCTTCCTGGAGCGGTTCTGCGAGGTGTTCCGCACCAAGCCCTGGGCCTGCTCCATGACTCAAGTCGACTGGAGCGCCGAGGGCCACGAGGGCGTCAAGCTCGGCTACCTGGCCGCCGGGGCCGGCTTCTTCTACGACCGCCACCGGGCGGTCAACGACTGCGCGGCGGCGATCGAACTGTTGGCGACCGACCTGCCCAGGAGCGGCGTCCCAGCGCTGGCCAAGCTTCTCGAAACCGCGCGCACGCCCACCTGGCGCATCTGGGCCGAGAACTCGCCGTTCGCGATGAAGGACCTGCTCAAGGCCGGCGGCTATCGCTGGAACGGCGACGATGGCGTGCCGCCGCGCTGCTGGTACATCGACGTGGCCGACGCGCGGAAGGACGAGGAACTGTCGTTTCTCCAGAAGGAGATCTATCGCGGGGAGATCCACCTGCTCAGCCGGCGGATCGACGCCCATGACCGGTTCTCGGATCGATGCTGA
- a CDS encoding GIY-YIG nuclease family protein: MLNLATFPGVSADARLWSRQDVLARPSPAPAAAGVYAWYFDVPPGAVDRTGCHRHGDLCLLYVGISPKEPPANGRAPSRSTLRQRLRTHYAGNAAGSTLRKTLGCLLGDTLGIALRRVGSGERYTFGNAGEQVLDGWMDQHAFVTWQETDQPWLLERGILASGLSLPLNVRDNPCEAHTRHVKAVRAEAMRRADVLPVLTDNGGPRRPGLANRS; this comes from the coding sequence ATGCTGAATCTGGCGACCTTTCCCGGCGTCAGCGCTGACGCGCGGCTGTGGTCGCGCCAGGACGTCCTCGCAAGGCCATCCCCCGCGCCGGCGGCGGCGGGCGTCTATGCCTGGTACTTCGATGTCCCTCCAGGCGCGGTCGATCGAACTGGCTGCCACCGGCACGGCGATCTCTGCCTGCTCTATGTCGGCATCTCGCCCAAGGAGCCGCCGGCCAACGGCCGCGCGCCGTCGAGGTCGACCCTGCGCCAGCGGCTGCGCACCCACTATGCGGGCAACGCCGCCGGCTCGACGCTGCGCAAGACGTTGGGCTGCCTGCTCGGCGACACCCTGGGCATCGCCTTGCGGCGCGTCGGATCGGGCGAGCGCTACACCTTCGGTAACGCCGGTGAACAGGTCCTGGATGGCTGGATGGACCAACATGCTTTCGTGACCTGGCAGGAGACCGACCAGCCCTGGCTGCTGGAGCGAGGCATCCTCGCCTCGGGCCTGTCCTTGCCGTTGAACGTCAGGGACAACCCGTGCGAGGCCCACACCCGGCATGTCAAAGCCGTTCGCGCCGAGGCGATGCGTCGCGCCGACGTCCTGCCCGTGCTGACCGACAACGGCGGGCCGCGTCGCCCGGGACTCGCCAATCGTTCCTAG
- a CDS encoding thermonuclease family protein → MPAPLLLAAAIIACTAPKVHDGDTLRCGSESVRLFGVDAPEVRRGATPAEPLAYDARDELVRLTRGRVGCRFVDRDRYGRFVGRCWSDASPDLNAALIRSGFATEYRRYSKGLYAAAEAKARAEGRGAWAASKPIQPKQPVTP, encoded by the coding sequence ATGCCTGCTCCCCTGCTCCTCGCCGCCGCCATCATCGCCTGCACCGCGCCCAAGGTTCACGATGGCGACACGCTGCGCTGCGGATCCGAAAGCGTCCGGCTGTTCGGCGTCGACGCACCGGAAGTCCGCCGCGGCGCGACGCCAGCCGAACCCCTGGCCTATGACGCGCGCGACGAACTCGTGCGCCTGACGCGAGGACGGGTCGGCTGCCGCTTCGTCGACCGGGACCGCTACGGTCGGTTCGTGGGCCGCTGCTGGTCGGACGCGTCGCCCGACCTGAACGCGGCGCTGATCCGATCGGGCTTCGCCACCGAGTATCGCCGCTACAGCAAAGGCCTGTATGCGGCGGCGGAGGCCAAGGCCCGCGCCGAGGGCCGAGGGGCGTGGGCCGCCTCCAAGCCCATCCAGCCGAAACAGCCCGTCACGCCCTGA
- a CDS encoding ComEC/Rec2 family competence protein translates to MVNFVEVDFLSVESKKSGDAITLRYQLGTEMFIHVVDGGFQASGNGVAKHINDHYGRPGFIDHVVVTHSDGDHAGGLRTVLETYNVGALWMLRPWIYAEVLLPYFATYTSAARLEAQLRSAYPNLVALEEIADRRGIPIQEPFQGAKIGAFTVLAPSPSRFGQLILDSDKTPEAVESVEDGLLEEFARILKRITNFVRAAWGEEVFSTEATSRENEMSVVQYADLGRKILLTGDAGREALAEAVAYAPSAGLILPGLDMIQVPHHGSRRNVSTDLLDALLGPRLAEPVTAGSETISAIVSSAKEDEHHPRKSVVRAFAHRGALVVATEGNAVSWSHPLQQRAGWGPAVAIPYPEDQESN, encoded by the coding sequence ATGGTCAATTTTGTCGAAGTCGACTTCCTGAGCGTGGAGTCGAAGAAGAGCGGCGACGCCATCACCCTGCGCTATCAGCTGGGCACGGAGATGTTCATCCATGTCGTCGATGGCGGTTTCCAAGCCAGCGGCAACGGCGTGGCCAAACATATCAACGACCACTACGGCCGACCTGGGTTTATCGACCATGTGGTCGTCACTCATTCCGACGGGGATCATGCCGGTGGCTTGAGAACCGTCTTGGAGACCTACAATGTCGGCGCGCTGTGGATGCTGCGCCCCTGGATCTATGCCGAGGTGCTGCTGCCCTACTTCGCCACCTACACCTCCGCCGCGCGGCTGGAGGCGCAATTGCGCTCGGCCTATCCCAACCTCGTTGCGCTCGAGGAGATCGCGGACAGGCGCGGCATTCCGATCCAGGAACCGTTCCAGGGCGCCAAGATCGGCGCTTTCACGGTTCTGGCTCCGTCTCCCAGCCGGTTTGGCCAGCTGATCCTGGATTCCGACAAGACGCCCGAGGCGGTCGAAAGCGTCGAAGACGGCCTGCTCGAGGAGTTCGCCCGGATTTTGAAGAGGATCACCAACTTCGTGCGCGCGGCTTGGGGGGAGGAGGTGTTCTCGACCGAAGCAACCAGCCGCGAGAACGAAATGAGCGTGGTCCAATACGCCGACCTTGGCCGCAAGATCTTGCTCACCGGCGACGCCGGACGTGAGGCCCTGGCCGAAGCCGTTGCCTATGCGCCAAGCGCTGGTCTCATCCTGCCGGGCTTGGACATGATCCAGGTTCCCCACCACGGTTCCCGACGCAATGTCTCCACCGACCTGCTCGACGCCCTGCTTGGCCCCCGGCTGGCGGAGCCCGTTACGGCGGGGTCTGAGACCATCTCCGCGATCGTCAGCTCAGCTAAGGAAGACGAGCACCACCCGCGCAAGTCGGTCGTGCGCGCCTTCGCCCATCGGGGCGCGCTAGTCGTCGCCACTGAAGGCAACGCCGTGTCCTGGTCTCATCCGCTGCAGCAACGCGCCGGATGGGGACCGGCGGTGGCCATCCCCTATCCCGAAGACCAGGAAAGCAACTGA